The genomic region CACGCGAGGAGGCGGAGCGCAAAGCCCGCGAAGAAGAGGAACGCCGCAAAAAACGCCAAACGCGTGACGACGACCCCAGCGACCCTACGTAGCCGCCTGCTCCGTCCAATCAAGCGACAGACCCAACGCCTGCGCCACCGCAACAACCTTCTCCCAACGCACACCCGCACCGCCGTGCTCAATGGTGTGCAGCGTCGACCGCGACACCCCCGCCGCCGTAGCGACCTCCTGCTGCAGACGCCCTGCATCACGACGGCGCTGCGCCAACGCCGCACCTAACTC from Corynebacterium genitalium ATCC 33030 harbors:
- a CDS encoding helix-turn-helix domain-containing protein, producing the protein MPAPRNKQGKPASDIPVLLELGAALAQRRRDAGRLQQEVATAAGVSRSTLHTIEHGGAGVRWEKVVAVAQALGLSLDWTEQAAT